In Ruania alkalisoli, the DNA window GCGCAGGTAGACGAGCACGAGCGTCTCGGCCTGCGAGTACGGCTCATCCCGCAACAGGATCGGCACCTCGAGGTCATCCGAGCGGACCTGCTGCTTGTACGCAACGCCACGTTCGACGTCGACGATGAGGCGCACGAACACATCGTGCAGACGCGACTCGACCACCTGGTGGTTGTCCATGAGGACGGCCCAGTCCTCCTTGTTGCGGTCGGCGAGCAGGAAGCGCCGTTGCAGCAGGCGCACCAGCACCCGGCGCACGGCTGGGTCCAGCACGCCGCGGTCACCGGGGAAGGTGGCGTCAGGGTCGTCCTCCATCGCCACGGGGGCGATGAAGGGGTCTTCGGTGGTCACCTCAACGTCAGTCATCGGCTAGGTCCTCCACGGTGCGGGCGGTGACGGCTCCGAAGGCGAATCGGCGCGTCGTGCCGTCGGGGCGCAGCGCCTCGACGACGGACAGCTCATCATTCTCGGTCATGCCACGGCGGTGAGCGATCTCGAGCAGCCCCACGAGATCGACGGGGCGCCGGGTCGCATCGGATGCGCCGGCGAAGGCGGTGGCGAGGTCGAACTCCGGGCCGAGGGTCGCCGCGTACGCCTCGAGCTCAGGGTAGGCCGGGCCACCCCAGGCCCGGCTGTCGTCGCCGACGAACTCGGGGTCGTCGTCACTGGCAGTCAGCGAGGCCGGTACGCGGGGTGGGCTCGGATCGCTGAGGGAGCGGCGCAGGTCCGCCACGTGGGCCACGGGGAAGCCGCGGAGCGGTTCGGCCTTCTGCGCCGGCCCGGCGTGCCGGGTCCACTCCTGCAGCGCGGACATCGCGCCGCGGAGCAGATCGTCGACCTCGCGGTCACGGACCGGGTCGTGCGTGCGCACCTGGGAGGTGATCACGTGCGAGGCGCGCCGCTGTGCGGTGAGCACCTCCTCGACACCCTGTTCGACGCGCCGGGCGATCGCACCGAGCTCGACCTGCTGGTCGCGGGCCAT includes these proteins:
- a CDS encoding DUF4194 domain-containing protein; the protein is MTDVEVTTEDPFIAPVAMEDDPDATFPGDRGVLDPAVRRVLVRLLQRRFLLADRNKEDWAVLMDNHQVVESRLHDVFVRLIVDVERGVAYKQQVRSDDLEVPILLRDEPYSQAETLVLVYLRTVYQRESTAGERSARVDVEEVEQTVLTYFPDADGDIARRQRAVRAALARLRQDGIVDEESEGRYLISPLVEIVLSADKLRELTTWLRDQTEPDQIEADQPEPDQAEPDQTQPDDPQPEAAS